A window of the Deinococcus planocerae genome harbors these coding sequences:
- a CDS encoding transposase translates to MGRTDLTEQQWAQLRPLLPPHPKRGHAYKDHRVVLNGIIWRQKTGAPWRDIPERYGSWHTCHDR, encoded by the coding sequence GACAGATTTAACCGAGCAGCAGTGGGCTCAACTTCGCCCACTGCTGCCCCCACACCCCAAGCGAGGACACGCCTACAAGGACCACCGCGTCGTCCTGAACGGCATCATCTGGCGCCAGAAGACCGGCGCACCCTGGCGGGACATTCCTGAGCGGTACGGGTCATGGCATACCTGCCATGACCG